The DNA region CCTCGGCCTGCCGGTGATGGACGGTTACGAACTGGCGAGCCGGCTGCGGGAACTGCCCGGGCTGGCCGACATCCGGCTGATTGCCGTCACCGGATACGGCCAGGAGTCGGACCGTCGGCGGTCCAGGGCCGCAGGCTTCCACCACCACCTCGTCAAGCCGGTCGACATCTCCGTGCTGGAGGCGCTGCTCGCGTGACGACCTGGGTCGGGCTGCTCAGGGGCATCAACGTCGGCAAGGCGAAGCGACTGCCGATGGCCGACCTGAAGCGCCTCGTCGAGGGTGCGGGCTACACCGACGCGCGCACCCTCCTCAACAGCGGCAACGTGGTGTTCCGCGGCGAGGCCGGCGCTCCCGAGCGGATTGCCGCGCGGCTCGAGCGCGCCGTCGAGGAGACGGCGGGGTTCCACGCCACGGTCGTGGTCCTGTCGTCCGACACGCTGGCGACCGTGGTCGCGGAGAACGCCCTCGCGTCGCTGGTCGACGACCCGGCCAGGCTGCTGGTGGCGTTCGTCCAGGACGCGTCGAGGCTGGAGGCGGTGCGTCCGCTCGCCGCGCGCGCCTGGGAGGGCGCGACGCTGGCAGTCGGGTCGAAGGCCGCTTACGCGTGGTGCCCCGGCGGCATCCTCGAGAGCGGCGCCCTGGAGGCGATGGGACGCCTGCTGAAGGATCAGGTCACGACGCGCAACTGGGCCACCGTGCAGAAGCTGGCGGCCCTCGCCGGGTGCGGCTGACGCCTATCCCGGCGTGCCGAGCAGCGCGCGCACGACGTCGGCCGCGCCGTAGCCGTCGGCACCCGGCTGGAGGAACCGCGCGACCTCGGTGAGGGCGTCCCCTGAGGTCACGATCCCCGCCTCGACGTGCTTGCCGGCGCGTACCTGCGGGAAGCCCGCCGTCGCCATGAGCGCATTGCAGATGCACTTGCGCCCGACGGTGTCGCTGGCATCGCCGCCCTTGGCGACGTACAGGGACACGGGTTCGGCCGCACAGCGGTAGCCGACCGTGCCGTCGTCGGCGCGGTACGCCTCGCGGAGGTACCCGAGGTCGCAGATGCGTGGCCGCGCCGCGTAGACCTCGTCGACGGAGACGGTGTCGGGCAGCTGCGCCACCTTGAAGGGGAACCCGGTCGGCGAGGCGAAGGGGTCCGTCTTCACGCGCGTCCCTGCCTCGCGCACGTGGGCGAGCAACGCGGCGCGGTAATCGGGACGCATGCCCGAGTCCTCGCACAACGCGAAGGCGGTGCCCACCTGCACGCCGGCAGCGCCCTCGGCCAGCGCGGCGCGCAGGCCCTCGGGCGATCCGTAGCCGCCGGCGAGCCAGAACGGCACGCCGAACTCGCGGAAGGCCGCCAGGTCGACGCGATCACGCTCGCCGTAGATCGGCTCACCCTCGTCGTTGAGCTGCAGCTTGCCGCGCGGCGGCGCGTTGTGGCCACCCGCCGTGGGGCCCTCGATGATGAATCCGTCGACCCTGCCGTTGGCCTTGCGCAGCAGCGTGAGCGCCAGGGTCGAGGAGCCGACGATGGCAAGGAAGCGCGGCCGATGGAGGGGCGGACGGGCCTCGCCCACGATCGACGCCGGGTCGAAGCGCACGAGCGTGTCGTCGCCGGGTGCCGCGCCGGTGACCGCCAACGGGTAGGTCGCCGGCTCGTGCCGGGCGAGCGCGTCGATGGCGCCGGGAATCTTCAGCGGGATGCCGGCGCCCATGAGGATGTACTCGACGCCGGCGAGGAGCGCGCCGTAGATCGAGGGCAGGTGCGGGATCTGGATCTTCTCGAGGTAGTTGATGCCCACAGGGTTGTCGTGGCCCTGTCGCGCCAGCCAGACCTCGACGAAGTTGGCCAGCACGCAGAGTTCCTCGAGCT from Luteitalea sp. TBR-22 includes:
- a CDS encoding DUF1697 domain-containing protein, which encodes MTTWVGLLRGINVGKAKRLPMADLKRLVEGAGYTDARTLLNSGNVVFRGEAGAPERIAARLERAVEETAGFHATVVVLSSDTLATVVAENALASLVDDPARLLVAFVQDASRLEAVRPLAARAWEGATLAVGSKAAYAWCPGGILESGALEAMGRLLKDQVTTRNWATVQKLAALAGCG
- a CDS encoding nitronate monooxygenase; amino-acid sequence: MGDVSPEAKVAAREGLPVVIQGGMGVAISDWHLARAVSTAGALGVVSGTALDQVLVRRLQDGDQGGHVRMAFDAFPVPELAERVWARFHIPGGKGERQPYATLPMQARENSRELEELCVLANFVEVWLARQGHDNPVGINYLEKIQIPHLPSIYGALLAGVEYILMGAGIPLKIPGAIDALARHEPATYPLAVTGAAPGDDTLVRFDPASIVGEARPPLHRPRFLAIVGSSTLALTLLRKANGRVDGFIIEGPTAGGHNAPPRGKLQLNDEGEPIYGERDRVDLAAFREFGVPFWLAGGYGSPEGLRAALAEGAAGVQVGTAFALCEDSGMRPDYRAALLAHVREAGTRVKTDPFASPTGFPFKVAQLPDTVSVDEVYAARPRICDLGYLREAYRADDGTVGYRCAAEPVSLYVAKGGDASDTVGRKCICNALMATAGFPQVRAGKHVEAGIVTSGDALTEVARFLQPGADGYGAADVVRALLGTPG